A genomic stretch from Candidatus Atribacteria bacterium ADurb.Bin276 includes:
- the ycjP_8 gene encoding Inner membrane ABC transporter permease protein YcjP — translation MNRIERRFNSFIILVIIVLLLVSLSPFIWNFMTSFKDKGEYFTYPPVFISQTINFEHYTQAWNLGAGKGIQDSLIITVFTTLIALVLGSLAAYALARFKIGGENLAFWILSIRMMPPVASILPLFLFFRTLRWLDTYQALILTYALFNVPFAVWMMKGFFEELPHELEEAALVDGCGRLGAFVKIALPLVTPGLVATALFCFMFSWNEFIFALILGRSRVTPITVNISGLIGGHEILWAEISSASIMASIPIIILAIMLQRYLVRGLTLGAVKG, via the coding sequence TTGAATCGGATAGAAAGGAGGTTTAACAGTTTTATTATTTTAGTCATCATTGTTCTACTTCTAGTATCTTTAAGTCCTTTTATTTGGAATTTTATGACTTCATTTAAGGATAAAGGCGAATATTTTACTTATCCACCGGTTTTCATTTCTCAAACCATCAATTTTGAACATTACACTCAAGCCTGGAACCTGGGAGCGGGAAAAGGAATTCAAGACAGCTTAATCATTACGGTTTTTACTACTTTAATTGCCTTAGTTCTTGGTTCCCTGGCTGCATATGCTTTAGCCCGTTTTAAAATTGGAGGAGAAAACCTGGCATTTTGGATTTTGTCTATTCGTATGATGCCCCCTGTTGCATCGATTCTCCCTCTTTTCCTTTTTTTTCGGACGCTGAGATGGCTTGATACCTATCAGGCTTTGATTCTAACTTACGCTCTCTTCAACGTTCCCTTTGCAGTATGGATGATGAAAGGTTTTTTCGAGGAATTACCTCATGAATTAGAAGAAGCGGCCTTGGTCGATGGTTGTGGAAGGTTGGGAGCTTTTGTTAAAATTGCCCTACCCTTAGTGACTCCAGGTTTAGTAGCGACTGCTCTCTTTTGCTTTATGTTCTCTTGGAATGAATTCATTTTTGCTTTAATTTTAGGTCGATCCAGAGTGACTCCAATTACGGTGAATATATCCGGGTTAATTGGAGGGCATGAAATACTCTGGGCGGAGATTTCTTCCGCTTCTATTATGGCGAGTATTCCGATTATAATTCTGGCAATAATGCTCCAGCGGTATTTGGTCCGTGGTCTTACCTTGGGAGCAGTAAAAGGATAA
- the sugA_8 gene encoding Trehalose transport system permease protein SugA, with the protein MFIGVHNYLNLLTDERFWNAMKNTGLELILGVGVQFLIGLGIALLLNRTFRGKNLITTLYLLPMMISPVVVGCIWRIIYHYQYGPLNYIFNQVRIASVNWLGSGTVSIFSIIIADIWEWTPFMMITLLAGLQAIPDELYEAARVDGATRWQTFSALVVPLLTPVMIVVLLIRIMDAFKIFDLVVLLTMGGPGQSSETVSFFNYLTGFKYFNMGYASAMAYFQLLIIVIIANIFLKSWKRREMI; encoded by the coding sequence ATGTTTATCGGAGTCCACAATTATCTTAATCTGCTTACCGATGAGCGCTTCTGGAATGCCATGAAAAATACTGGTTTAGAGCTTATTTTGGGGGTTGGAGTACAATTTTTAATCGGCTTAGGCATTGCTCTACTCTTAAATCGCACCTTTCGAGGTAAAAATTTAATTACAACCCTCTATCTCCTTCCAATGATGATTTCACCAGTTGTTGTTGGTTGCATCTGGAGAATTATTTACCATTATCAGTACGGTCCTTTAAATTATATTTTCAACCAGGTTAGAATCGCTTCGGTTAATTGGTTAGGGAGTGGAACAGTTTCAATTTTTTCGATTATTATTGCCGACATATGGGAATGGACTCCCTTTATGATGATTACCCTGCTCGCCGGCTTGCAGGCAATTCCTGATGAACTTTATGAAGCAGCCCGAGTGGATGGTGCGACTCGTTGGCAGACTTTTTCAGCATTGGTGGTTCCTCTGCTCACTCCGGTTATGATTGTAGTCCTCCTCATTCGAATAATGGATGCTTTTAAAATTTTCGATTTGGTTGTTTTGCTGACAATGGGAGGTCCTGGTCAATCATCAGAAACCGTATCGTTTTTTAATTATTTGACCGGTTTTAAGTACTTTAATATGGGTTATGCCTCGGCCATGGCATATTTTCAGTTGCTCATCATCGTCATCATTGCCAATATTTTTCTCAAATCTTGGAAGAGGAGGGAAATGATTTGA